Proteins found in one Cellulomonas palmilytica genomic segment:
- a CDS encoding aldo/keto reductase has translation MTTRVTLADGMRMPVLGFGVYKVSDEAAGPAVTEALTAGYRLVDTATLYGNEAAVGRAVRASGLDRDDVFVTTKLWNDAHGDRAEAAFEESVERLGLGAPDLYLIHWPAPARDRYVPTWRTLLRLRDEGRVRSVGVSNFQPDHLERIVQDSGEVPVVNQVELHPYLQQRELRALHAELGVVTQAWSPLGRGAVLADPVLADIAREHGATPAQVVLRWHLDLGIAVIPKSVTPARIRENLAAADLELTAQDHERIAALDRGERSGSHPDHVS, from the coding sequence ATGACCACACGCGTGACGCTGGCCGACGGCATGCGTATGCCGGTCCTCGGGTTCGGGGTCTACAAGGTGTCCGACGAGGCGGCGGGACCGGCCGTGACGGAGGCGCTCACGGCCGGGTACCGGCTCGTCGACACGGCGACGTTGTACGGCAACGAGGCGGCGGTGGGCCGTGCGGTGCGGGCCAGCGGCCTCGACCGTGACGACGTGTTCGTCACGACGAAGCTGTGGAACGACGCGCACGGCGACCGTGCGGAGGCGGCGTTCGAGGAGTCGGTCGAGCGCCTCGGGCTGGGCGCACCGGACCTGTACCTCATCCACTGGCCGGCGCCTGCGCGCGACCGGTACGTGCCGACGTGGCGCACGCTGCTGCGGCTGCGGGACGAGGGCCGGGTGCGGTCGGTCGGCGTCTCGAACTTCCAGCCCGACCACCTCGAGCGCATCGTGCAGGACTCGGGCGAGGTGCCCGTGGTGAACCAGGTCGAGCTGCACCCGTACCTGCAGCAGCGCGAGCTGCGGGCCCTGCACGCCGAGCTCGGGGTGGTGACGCAGGCGTGGTCACCACTGGGACGGGGAGCGGTCCTGGCGGACCCGGTGCTCGCCGACATCGCGCGCGAGCACGGCGCCACGCCCGCGCAGGTGGTGCTGCGCTGGCACCTCGATCTGGGCATCGCGGTCATCCCGAAGTCGGTGACGCCGGCCCGCATCCGCGAGAACCTCGCGGCGGCGGACCTCGAGCTGACCGCGCAGGACCACGAGCGGATCGCGGCGCTCGACCGCGGCGAGCGTTCGGGCTCCCACCCGGACCACGTGAGCTGA